TCCAAATATTCTCCAGATGTttgtcagcagcaacagcagaggTTTGATCTCTGGTGCAGTATGTCCACCTGAACAGGGAGCTGCAGGAGAACTTTTTTGGAGCAATTCAATGTATGGTTAGTGTGATTAAAGGAGACAATGACTAGTGTGGAGCTGTTCAAAGACATGGCGGCATCTGCAGGTTTCGGAGACTGCAGGCTCCCAACCGTGCTGGTAAGGAGATATTCTCAGTGTGGTCCGCATGCCTGCCAGCCTATGAAATGCACCTGCAGAACATTCTGGTCCTCTGAGGTAAATGGCCAGCTGACAGAGAGTCATATGACTTGGAGAGGGAAGTTAACAGAGACTTGGATccaatcctgatgatgcttgcgCTGTCATCatgatttcctatttctcagccaatcacagagcactagagaagaatgggcacaagtctccccattcatgtctagtgctgaatggctgagaaatgtaaaaccgcagccaatcacagagcactagtgGTGAAttgagaggcttgtcctcatataacccctagtgccctgcaatccctcactgtcaggaggattcccagggctgtgtttATTACAACCCTGGaaatccagcgttttaattttttaggacgctgacgaacgaggattgtcgttggaaatgaacgaccgccacggtggatctggttggccgacgatctttcactatctattgtgtgtacggtcgttcagtgatcgtgcatgtttctacggtacactttctcctttacatgtccctccctgcatcattcaaacaattgcatctagcgtgtggacactttTGGTGGATTATagttgaacgatcatattgttacagcatgtacagaattgtgcacaatatgattgttccaGTATAGGCGTGCATAATccttgatcggtcgtaatcgttcgttttctaagtgtgtacctagctttagcctaatattgatgtgacaggtgcccaatattcatgtgaagtacaggggtatgtaatagtgttatgtatctttttattatgtatctttttatgtatccttttaaaatgtatctttttacatctgtttggaggctgtagaagctctacacagacCTGAAAAAGTCTGACGAgtctgacgaatcgaatagtgagctattcgaccaacactaggtGTAGATATGACAATCTAAGATAGACCAGTAGGGCGAAGGATTTGGTTTTGAAATTTTAGTGATTTGGGGATCACTGGCTTGCCCGGTGATGGCAAGTATTTGCAAGTGTGCCCCATTGTGGAAGGTCTGTTCTTGGTACATTTGGGTGGTTCGCCGCTCTCACAGTATCAATTCTTGGCTGTTTTCAGGAGGTGCTTGGCAAGGGTGGGTTTGAATGCATGAGAGCATTTCTCACATTCTTTTCGCATTGAATTGGCCAGATGGGGTTTGGGCTGTACGGTGAAATCAGATATATGTGAGACCCCATTTGATGTGAAGGGAGGAAAGGTGTTGCCAGAGGAGAGGGCAGAACAAGGTTATGAAGGATGGTTATGTACTTTCTAgtccttcctcttctcttctgctatatattttcttttttaggtttgtcTATTGGGGAGCTAGAAAAGCAGGCTTGAGGCCTCATGGCTGACAACTGGGGGTCTCAGTTATTTTCTTCTCAATTGTTTATTTAGGACAGATAGCTCAAGGAGCTTGACCCAGACCAGTAAGTGCAACAGTCTCAAATCTCCTGAAATTAAAATAGACTCCCCAAGAAAAAAAGTGTCTGCCTTTAAGGACAGTAGTCCACAACAATAAGTGATCTTTACTTCACAAAACCCTCGGCTGTGGGGCAGTGGTCCTCCTTGCAAAAAATGGACCTCTTGCATCCCTGACAAACCACCAACTGCACCTGGGGTAAACACATGGGGTCAGATGAGCTAACAATGAACTGTCTGCTTTTGATTCACAGGTTCCTGAAGTAAATTGCCCTTTTTACAAGTCATCCATCATTGGCTCAGGTGGCTCAGTcagaacaatatttttgtatttgtatacattgaaGGTACATGTAAGGCCCAATCAATCTCAGCCAATGAAAAGCAACATGAGAGGCATATTAAATGTTGATtgacacattttctatttaaatccaatgtgaaaaattggattaaataaaaatagttccTTCATAAATAAACCCCGTAAAAGTTCCTGAAATGTTGGCAAAATTTTTCACAATATAGCTGGTTAGccataaataatactaataataataataatactaatatactaactaatataactaatatactatataatactaCTACTAGTATTAGTTATACTAATAGTATatctaatatactatataaacataatatactaataataataaattgttggcTTCTAGTATCCATAGTCCTGTTAGATGAGATTTCGAGGATTAgttgaataaaaaattattgtggctttttaaaccttttttagcTCTCTGGCAAAGCACAACAAACCAAAGCTGTGAAGATTCTGTCATTACCAAATATATTCAGTGATGTAAAAGAGGGGACTGTGTGTGACACAGCAGGATGGGGTGCAATCACAAGTAATGGTCTAACATTTCCAAACAAACTGATGGAAGTAAAACTCCCAGCAATAAGCAGAAAAAGTTGTGCTGAAAAGTGGAAACCTGACGTAAAGATCACAGAAAACATGATGTGTACCTTTGATGCAACTGGGGAGAAAGACATATGTGGAGTAAGTATGAAATAGATATTGTCATTTAAGATAAATTCTCTGATCAAGCAATTTTAACATGGTAATACATAAGGTTAAGAAATAAGGTTAACAAAAACACATTGAGCTCAacccatttatattttaaagttgatCTCTAGACCacttagcgttctaattctgtcaattttttatgcaaaaagtgatcctatttttttttgcatagacattttcatttatatcgtgggcttgtaattcttaggactaactcccgggtatgataattatatttatttattatattataatcataaattaaaatataatagatagttataaataataattttaaaaaataatgaaataatagacaacaaaacaatgtaatcttaaaataaaatataaaatttaaaatgtacttttatttttatttcatgttgtgtggtgtttttgtactgtaaaaaccatttaaaagcagattacattgtaatctgcttgtaaatttccctcccagacacccccatacatcaccaatcacatcacccggaagatgacttatcctcccgggtgatgcgagtggggatgtcccgcccgcctcacacagatgctggagctgctgctctgcatctccagagagatgcaaaacacaatgcaggactttgcattgtgcttcacatctcttTGCAAATGCAAGCAgtaatagcaaattccgggggtgaccacGGACCAagagtcctgcattgtgcttggcatctgactgctgatgcgagcagcagcatgGCCGGGAatcgggtggtatttaaaagccagtacctgcttttaaatttcctgcctggccacGCCCCATGACGGACCAGCGCCTCGGCATCACATCGGGACCATCAGATCACCACTGGAGtgcagggcaaaggtaaggggggcttctaaagttaccccagtgagactcaggattaccactttttgcatgtaaaagtcaCCCCGAGTCATACCCCGAGTACCATGTCCTTTATAGACATGGATGCAGTGACAGAGAACGAAGTCTTCTGAGACCAACCCCATGTTCTTAATGCACTTTCACCAGCAagcattttagaattttttttttggccttttgcTTTTTATGGTCTGAGCTGGCCAGTATAACATACAAAAACCCactgtaattgtaataaataacagAAGAAGAATGGAAAGTGCTTTGATTGTGGGCTTTAAGAGGAGATTTCCAAGGAACATGAGAGGAAAATGATCAAGCTGGAAATATCGATCCTTCATGTATTGTGTGATTCAATATAGCCTGGAGATCAACgttaatagaaacatttttttaaaatccataatGAATTTGACAAATTAGCTTTACATTTAGGGAAAGTCCTCCTGAGCTAATTACTAAAACTTTTGGACTTTTGTTCCCTAGAATAGTCATTTCACTGACAAATTCCATCAATATATTCGTATACTTATAGTGCCAGATACAATTAGTAACTAGAGAAAAATAACTTTAACCTAACAGTTGAAGCTTCAAATATGTGGATTTGACTACCACAAGAATTAGTTTTAACCAACtctgtgtactgtatatactttaaaGGGGTGTGTTGTTTCCTCCTCTAGCTAACTTTTgatatatgatttattataatatagttcAGGTTTTTAGTATGGGCTAACTCACACAATGATGTGATACTGGAGATTTGTGGATGAGTATCTTCACCCTTATCGCTATTCCAGGCTATTTtaaagaagtttttgtttttaacatgcaACAAAAGGTGTCACCaattttgcagtgtttttcatAATGTGACATTACTTTCAACATaggcttagcaaaaaaaaaaaaaatatcatataatcATAATTAGGGGTAAAAATTACCAAGCAGTACAAAACACATTTAGACATTTAGGTAATGTACATACAGTGGGTTAATAAATTGTTTTCCCCCTTTTCAGAATTTGGGagctacataaaaaaatgacagactAGTCCATTCACTACAAATGCTAGTATATACATGCACAGCTCGTTAAGTAAATGGCAACATGTATTTTATAAGCACTGGATAATCGGTGTCTGGACACCAGGTATTTCCCAGATAAACCTAAGATCAGATGAAAGAAACAGTGGAACTCAGTTAACAGGTATTTAAcagtattaattttatattatttttatatctttagggTGATTCTGGAGGACCTTTATTATGCAACAACAAATTGCGAGGAATTGTTTCTTTTGGTGCAGAGAAATGTGGGGACTGTGAACTGTCAAGTGTTTACACGTTCCTTACCAAAGCCTATGTCAACTGgattaaagaaaagataataaaaaaatgataatacaaaaaaaaaaaaaacaattctaccTATTAGTCATTATTGCTTTTGTATCTGCTAGCAATATAAGGTGTatgcaaatgttaaataaaacagaTCTTGGGCTGATTAGTAAAAGAAAGCTATGTTCTTgccaaatgtaaattttattttgttttttttcttttttttttcaatttcgttattattttttaattttaatcatgcaaaaacataaaacaagccAATATAATATGTATCATAAATCATTCATATTCCAACAGATTATATCCTAACAGTATACCTGCTATACAAGGTTAGCTCAGGGGTTAGCGCTCcagcctttgtagcgctaggtcctgggttcgaatcccacccaggacattatctgcatggagtttgcaggttctccctgtgtctgcgtgggttttctcccacatcccaaaaacatgcagttaagttaattggcttccccctaaaatttaccttagactacattaaccacatatgactatagtagggacattaggttgtgagctcctttgagggacaattagtgacacgactatggactttgtacagcgctgcgtaatatgatggcgctatataaatactgtataataataataaattgtatatgtCTATCTTAACTTCTAACATTTCTCGCTTTAAATTACTGCTTAttcgctatttttttttttgaattgttacCTCATTACACAATATGCTCTTAATTAGTTCATTGTATTGCCCTCTACTTTTCCACTCAAATATTCCTCCGTGACAAAATTATCTATTGCAGTTCATTACCTGTTATCTAACTGTAATTAGTGATAAGGGGAAAGAAAAGAATTAATCCCTATCCCTccattacaacatatttatacaaacacttcttctatttaattgttttgtctttacaaaaaaaaaaaaactctgtgaaCTGTGAATCTTCATCCAAATCATGATAAAATTGGTGTAATGCTGTAATGTATCACTGTGATATTTAGAGAGAGGAGAAGAAGTCTTCAatacttcatcttttaacaattattcattCCTTATTATTTCAATCTTCATTATTCCCTTAGACTTGGTAATGAAATaggaataaattttttttttcactttatattataCTAGTGGCactgtgtattttcttattttccattttcagttTATCTAAATATAGCACGCCtatttttaccaataaattaAACAAGACATATATTCTCAAATAATCTTATCATATTacataaaacaacaacaacactAAAACACAAGGACAAAAGAGAAAGGGGGAAGGAAGGGCAGCCCAGCTAACAATCCGGCATATTATAAGGGAACATACATTGTTTCAGGAAACATCCTATTTGATCAAAGCTATAGctatatggtcaacattgacTGGTCCCAGCTCTTAGGCATATAGTGCTCGATCCATAATGACCatattttatgacatttaaaattCGAAACAGACAATATCGCTCACATATTACTATTCACTAGAAACATTACGACATTTTATGTCTTCActaggacattttatttttcacttgttgCACATTAGGGGTTGTGGACCACCAAGCCTTAGCCAAAAACACTTTGGCTCAAGTAAACAAATACTTCAACAATTTAAATTGCGTATTAGTACAGAACAATGGTTTCAAACTCAAAAGTGCCTCTGCCATTTTTTTAGGAAAGGCACGACCCACTAAGGTGTAGGCTATTTGATATACTCTTGTtcaaaatattcttattttaggacactcccaccatatgtGATGGAGAGTTCCTGCTGAATTACATCCCCTAAAGCATTTACCCATACAGGTCATCTGAAACTTAGCAAGCTTAGATGGCATCATGTACCATCTTAACATTAATTTATAATTAGTTTCTACCGCCGAATCGTTGATGCTCCTAGGGGCCACCGTGGACCATATCGGTTTCCAATCCTCCTGTTCCAATACCATGCCATATCTGCCTCCTATTTTGATTTTTAGGATGGGATTGCCATACTGGTTATGAATTCAAATGCTGTACTGATAGGCACACCAAACTCCTGGAtttaaataaagtgtatctaGGAAATCATGGGCGTTTtgccccccaaatgtattctaacattttactttttaacatttttaagacatgattaggcatagctaatggaagaactCTCATAAGATATAAGAACTTAagtaaccaggacatctttatagaGGCTATAAGACCCATCCATGAGATTTGATAATGTTTCCATGTTTCTTATAGACCTTTCAAGTGTTTCACTATATCTAGGATGTTAACAGTGTACAAAAGATTGTATGATGAGGGGATATATATACTCAAAAAGCTAAGTCTTTGTGACTCTCATTGAAAAGAGGGAAAAGATTCCTAAAGCAGTTTTACCACTTCCATTGGTAAATTAATATTAAGGGCCTTACATTCACAGCTTTTTACCTGGAGCCCCGAGAAGGCCGGAAaaccctcctgtacccccatcaAATTGGGGATTCATCAAGCCAAGGAGGACATTGTCTGTAAAAGAACGATAACCCATATACTGAATAAATGCCTTAGTTCAATCCAAATCTAAAAGTTCAAACCAAAgccccatttatttattaat
This Pyxicephalus adspersus chromosome 6, UCB_Pads_2.0, whole genome shotgun sequence DNA region includes the following protein-coding sequences:
- the LOC140334367 gene encoding granzyme A-like, encoding MLSWLLTCLLASLLHPLGEGTKIIGGREAKRHSRPYIALLNTDDYICGGTLIKSDWVLTAAHCSCNSSTKIKLGIHSLTAEDEYVQTFKAKKCIKHKFNKATFDNDLQIVQLSGKAQQTKAVKILSLPNIFSDVKEGTVCDTAGWGAITSNGLTFPNKLMEVKLPAISRKSCAEKWKPDVKITENMMCTFDATGEKDICGGDSGGPLLCNNKLRGIVSFGAEKCGDCELSSVYTFLTKAYVNWIKEKIIKK